A stretch of Crossiella cryophila DNA encodes these proteins:
- a CDS encoding YncE family protein — protein sequence MTLGESAYATRHTRRRLAPLPDGWLTINESNDRLIRLSGSGAAEVVADFGSWEIDPADETAAHGRERGVGLHTSADGRFAAVTDDYGWHASVVDLAAGREVFTLRRGEGWDSWTVPFGVAFLPGNSLIAQTDWNRIDAFNLPSGELLTGDEPGSDGERRDRSFEYLGALHASPTGRWLIVDGWFWHPDTWDVPVAWLDEDTVAVQWLNSHSTAATFTDLFHAPTGEQTKRLYGLQGPMWGHQGKLYVSGSAGLETWHPESGRIEGLVAGIRPTAHNPATGGFAELVDGTLRTFHPASGVVSTPIAHYGA from the coding sequence ATGACTCTGGGGGAGAGCGCATACGCGACCCGGCACACCCGCAGGCGGCTGGCGCCGTTGCCGGATGGCTGGCTGACCATCAACGAGAGCAACGACCGCCTGATCCGGCTGTCCGGGTCCGGCGCGGCGGAGGTGGTCGCCGACTTCGGGTCCTGGGAGATCGACCCGGCGGACGAGACCGCCGCCCACGGCCGTGAGCGGGGTGTCGGGTTGCACACCTCGGCGGACGGGCGGTTCGCGGCGGTGACCGACGACTACGGCTGGCACGCGTCGGTGGTGGATCTGGCCGCTGGACGCGAGGTGTTCACGCTGCGCAGGGGCGAGGGCTGGGACTCCTGGACGGTGCCGTTCGGGGTGGCCTTCCTGCCGGGGAACTCGCTCATCGCGCAGACCGACTGGAACCGGATCGACGCGTTCAACCTGCCCAGCGGTGAACTGCTGACCGGGGACGAGCCCGGCTCGGACGGGGAAAGGCGGGACCGCAGCTTCGAGTACCTCGGCGCCCTGCACGCCAGTCCCACCGGGCGCTGGCTGATCGTCGACGGCTGGTTCTGGCATCCCGACACCTGGGACGTGCCGGTGGCGTGGCTGGATGAGGACACCGTGGCCGTCCAATGGCTGAACAGCCACAGCACCGCGGCGACGTTCACCGATCTGTTCCACGCGCCCACCGGGGAGCAGACCAAGCGGCTGTACGGGCTGCAGGGGCCGATGTGGGGCCACCAGGGCAAGTTGTACGTCAGCGGGTCGGCTGGACTGGAGACCTGGCACCCGGAATCCGGGCGGATCGAGGGCCTGGTGGCGGGCATCCGGCCCACCGCGCACAACCCGGCGACCGGCGGGTTCGCCGAGCTGGTCGACGGGACCCTGCGCACATTTCACCCGGCGAGCGGTGTGGTCAGCACGCCGATCGCTCACTATGGTGCCTAG